In one window of Comamonas testosteroni DNA:
- the gltX gene encoding glutamate--tRNA ligase — protein MTTNKIRTRFAPSPTGFIHLGNIRSALYPWAFARANGGDFVLRIEDTDLERSTQASVDVILEGMEWLQLDHDEGPFYQMQRMDRYKQVLATLQEKGYVYHCYMSMEELDALREKQMAAKEKPRYDGTWRPEEGKVLPAIPEGVKPVLRFKTPQSGVVAWEDKCKGRIEFQNSELDDLVIARPDGTPTYNFCVCVDDMDMNITHVIRGDDHVNNTPRQIHIFEALGATVPTFAHLPTVLNEQGEKMSKRNGAKAVTQYRDEGYLPDAMVNYLARLGWSHGDDEIFSRAQFLEWFNLDHLGRSAGQFDEAKLRWVNAQHLKAMDDAELAQLVKPFVVKAGVAESLIDADDRLVRIVALFKDRCETLVDLANWAKVFYVDSVQRNAEDYAKHVSEAATPVLDAFAAVVENVEWTKEAIAAAIKELLKAQGVKMPVLAMPVRVLTVGTAHTPSVDAVLELLGREKVIARLKNR, from the coding sequence ATGACAACCAACAAAATTCGCACCCGCTTTGCCCCTTCGCCCACGGGCTTCATTCATCTGGGCAATATTCGTTCGGCCCTCTACCCCTGGGCTTTTGCGCGCGCCAATGGCGGTGACTTCGTGCTGCGCATTGAAGACACCGATCTGGAGCGATCCACCCAGGCTTCCGTGGACGTGATCCTGGAAGGCATGGAATGGCTGCAGCTGGACCACGACGAAGGTCCGTTCTACCAGATGCAGCGCATGGACCGCTACAAGCAGGTGCTGGCCACGCTGCAGGAAAAGGGCTATGTCTACCACTGCTATATGAGCATGGAGGAGCTGGACGCGCTGCGTGAAAAGCAGATGGCCGCCAAGGAAAAGCCCCGCTACGACGGCACATGGCGCCCCGAAGAAGGCAAGGTGTTGCCAGCGATTCCTGAGGGCGTGAAGCCCGTGCTGCGCTTCAAGACTCCTCAGTCCGGCGTGGTGGCCTGGGAAGACAAGTGCAAGGGCCGTATCGAGTTCCAGAACTCCGAGCTCGACGATCTGGTGATTGCACGCCCTGACGGCACGCCCACGTACAACTTCTGCGTCTGCGTGGACGACATGGACATGAACATCACCCATGTCATCCGTGGCGACGACCATGTGAACAACACGCCGCGCCAGATTCACATCTTTGAGGCGCTGGGGGCCACCGTGCCGACCTTTGCCCATCTGCCCACCGTGCTCAACGAGCAAGGCGAGAAGATGAGCAAGCGCAACGGTGCCAAGGCCGTGACCCAGTACCGTGATGAAGGCTATCTGCCCGATGCCATGGTGAACTATCTGGCCCGTCTGGGCTGGAGCCACGGCGACGACGAAATCTTCAGTCGTGCCCAGTTCCTGGAGTGGTTCAACCTGGATCACCTGGGTCGCAGCGCCGGTCAGTTTGACGAAGCCAAGCTGCGCTGGGTCAATGCCCAGCATCTGAAGGCCATGGACGACGCCGAGCTGGCCCAGTTGGTCAAGCCCTTTGTCGTCAAGGCGGGTGTGGCCGAGAGCCTGATCGACGCCGATGACCGTCTGGTGCGCATTGTTGCCTTGTTCAAGGATCGTTGCGAGACCTTGGTGGATCTGGCCAACTGGGCCAAGGTCTTCTATGTGGACAGCGTGCAGCGCAATGCTGAAGACTATGCCAAGCATGTGAGCGAGGCGGCCACCCCCGTGCTCGATGCATTCGCTGCCGTGGTGGAAAACGTGGAATGGACCAAGGAAGCCATTGCGGCTGCGATCAAGGAGTTGCTCAAGGCGCAGGGTGTGAAGATGCCTGTGCTGGCTATGCCCGTACGCGTTCTGACGGTGGGCACAGCCCATACGCCCTCGGTCGATGCGGTGCTGGAATTGCTTGGACGTGAAAAAGTTATCGCGCGTTTGAAAAATCGCTAA
- a CDS encoding O-succinylhomoserine sulfhydrylase, with translation MTNKTLPEGLHPETLAVREAVERSQWGEHCEALYMTSSFVQPDAATAARRFANEEPGFTYSRTGNPTVTSFEKRLAAMEGTECAVATSTGMSAILLVALTALKTGDHVICSQSMFGSTIKLLGTEMARFGVETTFVSQTDIEAWKAAIKPNTRMLFAETPTNPLTDLCDIAALAELAHANNALLAVDNSFATPVLQQPVKFGADLVVHSGTKFLDGQGRVMAGAVCGTIALVDKVMGTFLRSGGLNIAPYNAWTVMKGLETLALRVKAQSAAALEFAAWLEAHPKVARVYYPGLKSHPQHELAMRQQNGMGGAVLAFDVVGEGAEQLRANAFHVVDSTRLCSITANLGDVKTTITHPASTSHGRLTEDQRQAAGVGQGLIRISVGLEHLEDLKVDLARGLDTL, from the coding sequence GTGACCAACAAGACATTACCCGAAGGTTTGCATCCTGAAACTCTGGCCGTGCGCGAAGCGGTCGAGCGCAGCCAGTGGGGCGAGCATTGCGAAGCCCTGTACATGACCAGCAGCTTTGTGCAACCCGATGCGGCGACCGCAGCGCGCCGCTTTGCCAATGAAGAGCCAGGTTTCACCTATAGCCGCACCGGCAACCCCACGGTCACCAGCTTTGAAAAGCGTCTGGCGGCCATGGAGGGGACGGAATGTGCGGTTGCGACCTCCACCGGCATGTCTGCCATCTTGCTGGTCGCGCTGACGGCGCTCAAGACAGGCGATCATGTGATCTGCTCGCAGTCCATGTTCGGCTCCACCATCAAGCTGTTGGGAACCGAGATGGCACGCTTCGGCGTGGAAACCACGTTTGTCTCGCAGACCGATATCGAAGCCTGGAAGGCGGCCATCAAGCCCAACACGCGCATGCTGTTTGCCGAGACGCCCACCAACCCGCTGACCGATCTCTGCGACATCGCCGCACTGGCCGAGCTGGCGCACGCCAACAACGCGCTGCTGGCCGTGGACAACAGCTTCGCCACTCCCGTGCTACAGCAGCCCGTGAAGTTTGGCGCCGACCTCGTCGTGCATTCGGGCACCAAGTTCCTCGACGGCCAGGGCCGCGTCATGGCCGGTGCGGTTTGCGGCACCATTGCCCTGGTCGACAAGGTCATGGGCACTTTCTTGCGCAGCGGCGGTCTGAATATCGCTCCCTACAACGCCTGGACGGTGATGAAGGGCCTGGAAACCCTGGCTTTGCGCGTCAAGGCACAAAGCGCTGCGGCGCTGGAGTTTGCCGCCTGGCTGGAGGCCCATCCCAAGGTGGCGCGTGTCTACTACCCGGGCCTCAAGAGCCATCCTCAGCACGAGCTGGCCATGCGCCAGCAAAACGGCATGGGCGGTGCCGTGCTGGCGTTCGACGTGGTGGGTGAGGGGGCGGAGCAGCTGCGTGCGAATGCCTTCCATGTAGTGGACAGCACGCGTCTGTGCTCGATTACGGCCAACCTTGGTGATGTGAAGACCACCATCACCCATCCGGCCAGCACCTCGCATGGTCGTCTGACCGAAGACCAGCGTCAGGCTGCTGGCGTGGGTCAGGGTCTGATTCGTATTTCCGTGGGTCTTGAGCATCTGGAAGACCTCAAGGTCGATCTGGCTCGTGGACTGGATACGCTGTGA
- the purF gene encoding amidophosphoribosyltransferase yields the protein MCGIVGVVSTAPVNQLIYDALLLLQHRGQDAAGIVTQQERKFFMHKAKGMVKDVFRTRNMRALPGDVGLGQVRYPTAGNASSEEEAQPFYVNAPFGIVMVHNGNLTNAKQLRRELADTDHRHTNTESDSEVLLNVLAHEIGRASSGAPLQSEEIFKAVRAVHKRIKGSYAVIALIAGYGLLAFRDPFGIRPLCMGRGNDGTIMLASESVALEGTTHQFERDIAPGEAIFVHNDGRIESQQCAEKTQLNPCVFEYVYLARPDSTMDGISVYQARLNMGETLAKRVISMVPPNEIDAVIPIPESSRPSAMQLAQLLGKPYREGFVKNRYVGRTFIMPGQGARKKSVRQKLNAISSEFKGRNVLLVDDSIVRGTTSKEIVQMARDAGANKVYLASAAPPVRHPNVYGIDMPTRSELVAHGRTVEEIRQVIGCDALIYQDVEAMKQAVGKINAQVSGFEASCFDGIYITGDISDEEVTALNEGRNRGSEEESEDTSRLSLPNAQES from the coding sequence ATGTGTGGAATCGTTGGTGTGGTGAGCACCGCACCCGTGAATCAGCTGATTTATGACGCTTTGCTGCTGCTGCAGCACCGTGGGCAGGATGCAGCCGGCATCGTGACCCAGCAGGAACGCAAGTTCTTCATGCACAAGGCCAAGGGCATGGTGAAGGACGTGTTCCGCACCCGCAATATGCGTGCTCTGCCTGGTGATGTGGGTCTGGGTCAGGTGCGTTATCCCACGGCTGGAAATGCCTCCAGCGAGGAAGAGGCTCAGCCCTTCTACGTGAATGCGCCCTTCGGTATCGTCATGGTGCACAACGGCAATCTCACCAATGCCAAGCAACTGCGCCGCGAACTGGCGGATACCGATCATCGCCACACCAACACCGAAAGCGACTCCGAGGTCTTGCTCAACGTGCTGGCGCACGAGATCGGCCGCGCCTCCAGCGGTGCGCCGCTTCAAAGCGAGGAAATCTTCAAGGCCGTGCGTGCGGTGCACAAGCGCATCAAGGGCTCTTACGCCGTGATCGCGCTGATCGCCGGCTACGGCTTGCTGGCCTTCCGCGATCCCTTCGGCATTCGTCCGCTGTGCATGGGCCGCGGCAATGATGGCACCATCATGCTGGCCAGCGAGTCCGTGGCGCTGGAAGGCACGACCCATCAGTTCGAGCGCGACATCGCTCCCGGCGAAGCGATCTTTGTGCACAACGACGGCCGCATCGAGAGTCAGCAATGCGCTGAAAAGACCCAGCTCAATCCCTGCGTGTTCGAGTATGTGTATCTGGCACGTCCCGACTCCACCATGGACGGCATCTCGGTCTATCAGGCTCGCCTGAACATGGGTGAGACGCTGGCCAAGCGCGTGATCTCCATGGTGCCTCCCAATGAAATCGATGCGGTGATTCCCATCCCCGAGTCGAGCCGCCCCAGTGCCATGCAACTGGCACAGTTGCTGGGCAAGCCCTATCGCGAAGGTTTTGTGAAGAACCGCTATGTGGGCCGTACCTTCATCATGCCGGGCCAGGGTGCGCGCAAGAAGTCGGTGCGCCAGAAGCTCAACGCCATCAGCAGCGAGTTCAAGGGGCGCAATGTGCTGCTGGTTGATGACTCTATCGTGCGTGGTACTACCTCCAAGGAAATCGTGCAGATGGCGCGCGATGCCGGTGCCAACAAGGTGTATTTGGCGTCCGCTGCGCCCCCTGTGCGTCACCCCAATGTGTACGGCATCGACATGCCCACGCGCTCCGAGCTGGTGGCTCACGGCCGTACGGTCGAGGAAATTCGCCAGGTCATCGGCTGCGACGCGCTGATCTATCAGGATGTGGAAGCCATGAAACAGGCCGTGGGCAAGATCAATGCCCAGGTGAGCGGCTTCGAGGCCTCCTGTTTCGACGGCATCTATATCACCGGTGACATTTCCGATGAAGAGGTGACAGCGCTCAACGAGGGACGCAACCGCGGCAGCGAAGAGGAGAGCGAAGACACTTCGCGCCTGTCTCTGCCGAATGCTCAGGAAAGCTGA
- a CDS encoding CvpA family protein: MSTLDWIFVVVVLGSLLLGAWRGLVYEVLSLLGWLVAFMVARTWAQEVAVWLPLDGWDMQLRYAAGFVLLLVGSMFAWGVISWLSKQLIEAVGLRPVDRTLGALFGVLRGGLLLLVLALVIQYTPLHKALWWQDSVLAPWLTEALGWVLPALPEEWGQYLPKASS, from the coding sequence ATGAGCACGCTTGACTGGATTTTTGTGGTCGTTGTGCTGGGCTCCTTGTTGCTGGGGGCCTGGCGCGGTCTGGTCTATGAAGTCCTTTCCTTGCTGGGCTGGCTGGTGGCCTTTATGGTCGCGCGAACCTGGGCACAAGAAGTGGCGGTATGGCTGCCGCTGGATGGTTGGGACATGCAGCTGCGTTATGCGGCGGGCTTTGTGCTGCTGCTGGTGGGGTCCATGTTTGCCTGGGGAGTGATCTCCTGGCTGTCCAAGCAACTGATTGAGGCCGTGGGGCTGAGGCCTGTGGATCGCACCCTAGGCGCCTTGTTCGGTGTCTTGCGCGGCGGCCTGCTGCTGCTGGTGCTGGCTCTGGTGATCCAGTACACGCCGCTGCACAAGGCTTTGTGGTGGCAGGACTCGGTGCTGGCGCCCTGGTTGACTGAGGCGCTGGGCTGGGTGCTGCCTGCTCTGCCAGAGGAGTGGGGGCAGTATCTGCCCAAGGCTTCCTCTTGA
- a CDS encoding SPOR domain-containing protein — protein MAFFNFRWPGKKDEAESVAGAKRPSRLAQGESVEAMRRRARHRLIGAAVLVLIGVVGFPLLFDTQPRPIPVNIPIEIPDQANSAPEVVPGTQVASQTAAPSGRVAANASLDDGEEVLAPSARTAASVTAAIAPAAPVVGAAVTAAAVGTAAAVASQAKPEPKPDVKPQPKPEVKPERKPEPKPEKPKAEVKPEVKPEAKKPEAKPEPKHKPEAPKVDEAARARALLEGRSTSEPAAPKEAAASNERFIVQIGAFAEVGKANEIKGKLGAGAFTQTVDTKDGKRTRVRMGPFKSREEAEKAAARAKALGLPASVFKA, from the coding sequence ATGGCATTTTTCAATTTCCGTTGGCCTGGCAAAAAAGACGAAGCCGAGTCCGTGGCTGGAGCCAAGCGCCCCAGTCGCCTGGCCCAGGGCGAAAGCGTGGAAGCCATGCGCCGCCGCGCACGTCATCGCCTCATCGGGGCGGCCGTGCTGGTGCTGATCGGTGTGGTGGGCTTCCCGCTGCTGTTCGACACGCAGCCACGTCCCATTCCGGTCAATATCCCGATTGAAATTCCCGATCAGGCCAATTCGGCACCTGAGGTCGTACCTGGCACCCAGGTGGCGAGCCAGACGGCTGCACCCTCAGGGCGTGTCGCTGCCAATGCGTCTTTGGATGACGGTGAGGAAGTGCTTGCACCTTCGGCCAGGACTGCCGCTTCTGTGACTGCTGCCATTGCGCCGGCTGCTCCTGTGGTGGGGGCTGCGGTCACTGCGGCTGCCGTCGGTACAGCCGCTGCGGTGGCATCTCAGGCCAAGCCCGAGCCCAAACCAGATGTCAAACCTCAGCCCAAGCCTGAGGTGAAGCCCGAGCGAAAGCCGGAGCCCAAGCCCGAAAAGCCCAAGGCCGAGGTCAAGCCAGAGGTCAAACCTGAGGCCAAGAAGCCGGAAGCAAAACCCGAGCCCAAGCACAAGCCTGAAGCACCCAAGGTGGACGAGGCCGCCCGTGCCCGTGCCCTGCTCGAGGGGCGCAGCACCTCGGAGCCTGCCGCGCCCAAGGAGGCTGCAGCCTCCAATGAGCGCTTCATCGTACAGATCGGCGCCTTTGCCGAAGTCGGCAAGGCCAACGAAATCAAGGGCAAGCTGGGTGCCGGAGCCTTTACCCAGACCGTGGACACCAAGGACGGCAAGCGCACACGTGTTCGCATGGGGCCTTTCAAGAGCCGCGAGGAAGCCGAGAAGGCTGCCGCCAGGGCCAAAGCGTTGGGCTTGCCTGCATCGGTGTTCAAGGCTTGA
- the folC gene encoding bifunctional tetrahydrofolate synthase/dihydrofolate synthase: MHTIFPTLDAWLAYCERLHPQNIALGLDRVREVAQRMGLQFDCPVITVAGTNGKGSTCAMLEAVALQSGYRPGVYTSPHLVHFEERCRVGGEIVKAEELIPHFEAVEQARVKGGKEVALTYFEFTTLAILRLMSLSRLDVAILEVGLGGRLDATNIIDADCAIITSIDLDHMELLGPDRESIGREKAGIMRAGRPVIVSDPVPPQSVIDHALEIGADLWRFGKDFHYDGDKQQWGWAGRGRRYAGLAYPALRGANQLMNASGVLAAYEAIRGKLPVTAQAVRTGLSMVELPGRFQIVPGQPTLVLDVAHNPHSVAALTANLDAMGYFPTTHAVFGAMADKDWEPMLTKVGPLVDRWYFTDLPTPRADSAENLKAKLQQLQAQGVIRKDVSMQTFANPQQALDAAVAASEAADRIVVFGSFFTVGGVLQNGTPRLNAKHLAH; the protein is encoded by the coding sequence ATGCACACCATATTTCCCACCTTGGATGCCTGGCTGGCTTATTGCGAGCGCCTGCATCCCCAGAACATCGCCCTGGGTCTGGATCGCGTGCGTGAAGTCGCACAGCGCATGGGCCTGCAATTCGACTGCCCCGTGATCACGGTGGCCGGCACCAATGGCAAGGGTTCGACCTGTGCCATGCTGGAGGCCGTGGCCCTGCAGTCCGGCTATCGTCCCGGTGTCTATACCTCGCCGCATCTGGTGCATTTTGAAGAGCGCTGCCGCGTGGGTGGCGAGATCGTCAAGGCAGAGGAGCTGATCCCGCATTTTGAAGCGGTGGAGCAGGCCAGGGTGAAGGGCGGCAAAGAGGTGGCACTCACTTACTTCGAGTTCACCACGCTGGCCATATTGCGCCTGATGAGCCTGTCCAGGCTGGATGTGGCGATTCTGGAAGTGGGCCTGGGAGGCCGACTTGATGCCACCAACATCATCGATGCCGACTGCGCCATCATCACCAGCATCGATCTCGATCACATGGAGCTGCTGGGCCCTGACCGGGAGAGCATCGGCCGCGAAAAAGCCGGCATCATGCGTGCCGGTCGCCCCGTCATCGTCAGCGACCCGGTGCCGCCGCAAAGCGTGATCGATCATGCGCTCGAAATCGGTGCCGACCTCTGGCGCTTCGGCAAGGACTTCCACTACGACGGCGACAAGCAGCAATGGGGCTGGGCCGGCCGTGGCCGCCGCTATGCGGGACTGGCCTATCCGGCACTGCGCGGCGCCAATCAACTGATGAATGCTTCCGGTGTGCTGGCCGCCTATGAAGCCATTCGCGGCAAGCTGCCGGTGACGGCGCAGGCCGTGCGCACGGGCTTGTCCATGGTGGAGCTGCCCGGCCGCTTCCAGATCGTTCCCGGTCAGCCTACGCTGGTGCTGGATGTGGCGCACAACCCGCACTCGGTGGCGGCGCTCACGGCGAACCTCGATGCCATGGGTTACTTCCCCACCACGCATGCTGTATTCGGTGCCATGGCAGACAAGGACTGGGAGCCCATGCTCACCAAGGTGGGGCCGCTGGTCGATCGCTGGTATTTCACCGATCTGCCCACGCCGCGCGCGGATTCTGCAGAAAACCTCAAGGCCAAGCTGCAGCAGTTGCAGGCTCAGGGCGTGATCCGCAAAGATGTGAGCATGCAGACCTTTGCCAATCCCCAGCAGGCCCTGGATGCCGCAGTCGCGGCCTCGGAGGCGGCTGATAGAATCGTGGTCTTTGGATCGTTCTTCACCGTGGGCGGAGTGTTGCAAAACGGCACGCCTCGTCTGAACGCCAAACACCTGGCTCACTGA